One window of Triticum dicoccoides isolate Atlit2015 ecotype Zavitan chromosome 5A, WEW_v2.0, whole genome shotgun sequence genomic DNA carries:
- the LOC119296992 gene encoding uncharacterized protein LOC119296992, whose amino-acid sequence MGQTQAPHACMHAYALIHSLAHLPTTTPGNETNTSELDHTSVHERQCSQRQANNHHQQAMTFRGSSLLLFLLLALAPAIQVQAAPTAGAPVVDTVADSCNAIRDFVDYAFCAAALRSSGPGASTADRHVHLLVAADLAAARGTSARDAATAMARDERDPGARDGLEACGILYGAISVPALQFMRGYAAARAWDRARSLLSLTGQAGIGCEAALAGAPEAKGRMAAANREFDQLSTMATALLNRVDRQG is encoded by the coding sequence ATGGGACAAACACAAGccccgcatgcatgcatgcatgcatatgctCTCATTCATTCATTAGCTCACCTACCCACAACCACACCAGGAAACGAAACAAATACGAGCGAGCTCGATCACACTTCAGTTCACGAGCGTCAGTGTAGTCAGCGTCAGGCGAACAACCACCACCAGCAAGCCATGACCTTCCGCGGCTcatccctcctcctcttcctcctccttgcgcTAGCGCCGGCCATCCAAGTCCAAGCCGCTCCCACCGCTGGCGCGCCGGTCGTCGACACGGTGGCGGACTCGTGCAACGCGATCCGCGACTTCGTGGACTACGCCTTCTGCGCCGCCGCGCTGCGGTCCAGCGGGCCGGGCGCCTCCACGGCGGACCGCCACGTGCACCTCCTCGTCGCGGCGGACCTCGCCGCGGCGCGCGGGACGTCGGCGCGGGACGCCGCCACCGCGATGGCGCGCGACGAGCGGGACCCGGGCGCGCGCGACGGGTTGGAGGCGTGCGGGATCCTCTACGGGGCCATCTCCGTCCCGGCGCTGCAGTTCATGCGCGGCTACGCGGCGGCGCGGGCGTGGGACCGGGCGCGCTCGCTGCTGTCGCTCACCGGGCAGGCCGGGATCGGCTGCgaggcggcgctcgccggcgcgcCGGAGGCCAAGGGGAGGATGGCCGCCGCCAACCGCGAATTTGACCAGCTCAGCACCATGGCCACCGCGCTGCTCAACAGGGTCGATCGTCAGGGGTGA
- the LOC119296993 gene encoding uncharacterized protein LOC119296993, whose amino-acid sequence MAMATSSPTLGALLLLALFSAAGVHGAAPSSPLDQLCGSLGSFYVTPELCASTLCVDASSSCRSARGAPELAALATRLAAANATAAKASIESALALDAERVPAPASAADADARKGMRSCLQLYAGAVPALRWAARSVAAGRYSGAREVLDAAQYVASGCAGMAGEATLPKENDRFSSMAIVAHAIVASMSAT is encoded by the coding sequence ATGGCCATGGCCACCTCCTCTCCTACGCTcggcgcactcctcctcctcgccctcttCTCGGCGGCCGGTGTCCACGGCGCCGCACCCTCTTCGCCGCTGGACCAGCTCTGCGGCAGCCTGGGCAGCTTCTACGTCACGCCGGAGCTCTGCGCGTCCACGCTCTGCGTCGACGCTTCCTCCTCCTGCCGCTCCGCGCGCGGCGCGCCGGAGCTCGCGGCGCTCGCGACCAGGCTGGCGGCGGCCAACGCCACGGCGGCGAAGGCCAGCATCGAGTCCGCGCTCGCCCTCGACGCGGAGCGCGTCCCGGCGCCGGCCTCGGCGGCGGACGCCGACGCCAGGAAGGGCATGCGGTCGTGCCTGCAGCTCTATGCCGGCGCCGTCCCGGCTCTGCGGTGGGCGGCGCGGTCCGTCGCCGCGGGGCGATACAGCGGCGCGCGGGAGGTGCTGGACGCGGCGCAGTACGTCGCGTCCGGGTGCGCCGGCATGGCCGGCGAGGCGACGCTGCCCAAGGAGAACGACCGGTTCAGCTCCATGGCCATCGTCGCGCACGCcatcgtcgcatccatgtctgccACCTGA